The Chelatococcus sp. HY11 genome includes a window with the following:
- a CDS encoding esterase-like activity of phytase family protein, giving the protein MLRTRLSLLAAAFVGLTQIGLAPAALAAENLPRAVTLRFIGERSLPAHTDVDGTRVGGLSGLAFDGASKTWIALSDDRSEKAPARFYTLRLDYDASGFRGVTVDRAVTLLETDGKPFPIRSIDPEALRLHPAGGALYWTSEGDATTGVDPVLRAATADGRFLREIKLPERYRVSIDAKVDAKRGPRNNLAFEGLALTPDAATLIVALENALVQDGPKASLTETSPVRVATFDVASGQAGPEWVYVTDPIRMAPAKAGGFADNGVSDILALDAETLLVMERGYSAGKGNDIRLYRTHRRNATDVSAIDALSGATWTPLDKALVLDLTTLGVALDNFEGMDFGPRLENGNRTLVIVSDDNFNDAQTTKFLAFEVIEKSGD; this is encoded by the coding sequence ATGCTCCGAACACGCCTTTCATTGCTGGCTGCCGCCTTCGTTGGCCTCACCCAAATTGGCCTCGCGCCTGCCGCCCTCGCCGCCGAGAACCTGCCCCGCGCCGTGACGTTGCGTTTCATCGGCGAGAGAAGCCTTCCCGCCCACACTGATGTGGATGGAACGCGGGTCGGTGGGCTCTCGGGGCTTGCCTTCGACGGCGCGAGCAAGACCTGGATCGCCCTCAGCGACGACCGCTCGGAGAAGGCCCCCGCCCGCTTCTACACCCTGAGGCTCGACTATGACGCCTCCGGCTTCCGCGGCGTGACAGTCGACAGGGCCGTCACACTGCTCGAAACGGACGGCAAGCCATTCCCAATACGGAGCATCGACCCGGAAGCCCTGCGCCTTCATCCCGCAGGCGGCGCGCTCTACTGGACGAGCGAAGGCGACGCGACCACCGGCGTCGACCCTGTGCTGCGGGCAGCCACCGCCGACGGGCGTTTCCTGCGTGAGATCAAGCTGCCGGAGCGCTACCGCGTCAGCATCGACGCCAAGGTCGATGCCAAGCGCGGGCCGCGCAACAATCTTGCCTTCGAAGGACTGGCGCTGACGCCGGACGCGGCAACCCTGATCGTCGCCCTGGAAAACGCGCTTGTGCAGGACGGTCCGAAAGCCTCGCTGACGGAAACGAGCCCCGTGCGTGTTGCCACCTTCGACGTGGCGTCAGGGCAGGCCGGCCCCGAATGGGTCTATGTGACCGATCCGATCCGCATGGCCCCGGCCAAGGCGGGCGGCTTCGCGGACAATGGCGTATCGGACATTCTCGCGCTCGACGCGGAAACGCTGCTCGTCATGGAGCGCGGCTACAGCGCGGGCAAGGGCAACGATATCCGTCTCTATCGCACGCACCGGCGGAACGCGACGGACGTCTCCGCCATCGACGCGCTCTCCGGCGCGACATGGACGCCCCTCGACAAGGCGCTCGTGCTGGATCTTACAACCCTTGGCGTTGCCCTCGACAATTTCGAGGGCATGGACTTCGGTCCGCGGCTGGAGAACGGCAACCGCACGCTGGTCATCGTCTCCGATGACAATTTCAACGACGCGCAGACCACCAAGTTCCTGGCCTTCGAGGTCATCGAGAAGTCCGGGGATTAG
- the gyrA gene encoding DNA gyrase subunit A, with amino-acid sequence MADDDEKIGGGIALVSISDEMKRSYLDYAMSVIVSRALPDVRDGLKPVHRRILYSMYENGYTPDKPYRKSARVVGDVIGKYHPHGDQSIYDALVRMAQDFSMRLPLLDGQGNFGSVDADPPAAMRYTEVRLAKPAMALLDDLDKDTVNFQDNYDNSEREPTVLPAGFPNLLVNGAGGIAVGMATNIPPHNLGEVVDACFAYIEDPDISLEALTEIVPGPDFPTAATILGRGGIRSAYSTGRGSIIMRARASVEQIRKDREAIIVTEIPYQVNKAALIEKIADLVREKRIEGISDLRDESDRDGMRIVIELKRDAVADVVLNQLYRFTALQTSFGANMVALNGGRPELLNLYDMIRAFVDFREEVVSRRTKYLLNKARDRAHILVGLGIAVANIDEIIQLIRSSADTNTAREALMSRHWPAHDVAALIALIDDPNHRVAEDGTYRLSETQARAILDLPLRRLTALGRDEIADELNKLAVEIADYLDILRSRARILGIVRDELAAIKNAFATPRRTEILDWDSDVDDEDLIQREDMVVTVSHAGYIKRVPLSTYRAQRRGGKGRSGMQTRDEDFVTRLFVANTHTPVLFFSSRGQVYKEKVWRLPLAAPNARGKALVNMLPLVEGERITTIMPLVEDEASWATLDVMFATASGGVRRNKLSDFVQVNRAGKIAMKLDEGDSIVDVGICTESDDVLLTTARGQCIRFETTDVRVFKGRDSTGVRGISLAAGDKVISMAILRHVEASADERAAYLKLAGAARRAANGESANGDAVEAQTDADAEEASDTLELGQERYAAMGAAEQFVLTLSENGYGKRSSAYEYRVTGRGGKGIVAMAVNSRNGALVESFPVEDNDQIMLVTNGGQLIRVPVDGIRIVGRSSQGVIVFNTADDEKVVSVEHISDDGSEDGGGIDDVDEAGADI; translated from the coding sequence TTGGCAGATGATGACGAGAAGATCGGCGGCGGCATCGCTCTGGTGTCGATCTCCGATGAGATGAAGCGCAGCTATCTCGATTACGCCATGAGCGTGATCGTGAGCCGCGCCTTGCCGGATGTGCGTGACGGCCTGAAGCCTGTGCACCGCCGCATCCTCTACTCCATGTATGAAAACGGCTATACGCCCGACAAGCCCTATCGCAAGTCGGCGCGCGTGGTCGGTGACGTCATCGGTAAATATCACCCGCATGGCGACCAATCGATCTATGACGCGCTGGTGCGCATGGCGCAGGATTTTTCCATGCGCCTGCCGCTGCTCGACGGGCAGGGGAACTTCGGCTCCGTCGATGCCGACCCGCCGGCGGCGATGCGTTATACCGAGGTGCGGCTCGCCAAGCCCGCCATGGCGCTCCTGGACGATCTCGACAAAGACACGGTCAATTTCCAGGACAACTACGACAACAGCGAGCGCGAGCCCACGGTTCTGCCGGCGGGCTTCCCGAACCTCCTGGTGAATGGTGCGGGCGGCATCGCCGTCGGCATGGCGACCAACATCCCGCCGCATAATCTCGGTGAGGTGGTGGACGCATGCTTCGCCTATATCGAGGATCCGGACATAAGCCTCGAGGCGCTGACCGAGATCGTGCCCGGACCGGACTTCCCGACGGCCGCGACCATCCTTGGGCGTGGCGGCATCCGGTCGGCCTATTCGACCGGTCGCGGTTCGATCATCATGCGCGCCCGGGCCTCCGTCGAGCAGATCCGGAAGGATCGCGAGGCGATCATCGTCACCGAGATTCCCTATCAGGTGAACAAGGCGGCGCTGATCGAGAAGATCGCTGATCTCGTTCGCGAGAAGCGGATCGAGGGCATTTCCGACCTGCGCGACGAGTCCGATCGCGATGGCATGCGCATCGTGATCGAGCTGAAGCGCGACGCGGTCGCCGATGTGGTGTTGAACCAACTCTACCGGTTCACCGCGCTGCAGACGAGTTTCGGCGCGAATATGGTGGCGCTGAACGGTGGCCGGCCGGAACTCCTGAACCTCTATGACATGATCCGCGCCTTCGTGGATTTCCGTGAGGAGGTTGTCTCCCGGCGCACGAAGTATCTGCTCAACAAGGCTCGCGACCGCGCCCATATCTTGGTCGGCCTCGGCATCGCGGTCGCCAATATCGATGAGATCATTCAGCTCATCCGCTCGTCAGCCGACACCAATACGGCCCGCGAAGCGCTGATGTCGCGCCACTGGCCGGCCCATGACGTCGCGGCGCTGATCGCCCTGATCGACGATCCGAACCATCGCGTGGCAGAGGACGGCACCTACAGGCTCTCCGAAACCCAGGCCCGCGCCATCCTCGACCTGCCGCTGCGCCGCCTGACGGCACTGGGTCGGGACGAGATCGCCGACGAGTTGAACAAGCTCGCGGTCGAGATCGCGGATTACCTCGACATCCTGCGGTCGCGCGCGCGCATCCTGGGGATCGTGAGGGACGAGCTCGCGGCCATCAAGAATGCCTTCGCTACCCCGCGCCGCACGGAAATCCTCGATTGGGATTCCGATGTCGATGACGAGGACCTGATCCAGCGCGAGGACATGGTCGTCACCGTGAGCCACGCCGGCTATATCAAGCGTGTGCCGCTCTCGACCTATCGCGCCCAGCGGCGCGGCGGCAAGGGGCGTTCCGGCATGCAGACGCGCGACGAGGATTTCGTCACACGCCTCTTTGTCGCCAATACCCACACGCCGGTGCTGTTCTTCTCCTCGCGGGGCCAGGTCTACAAGGAGAAGGTGTGGCGGCTTCCGCTCGCCGCGCCGAACGCCCGCGGCAAGGCGCTCGTCAACATGCTGCCGCTGGTGGAAGGCGAGCGTATCACGACGATCATGCCGCTGGTGGAGGACGAGGCCAGCTGGGCGACGCTCGACGTGATGTTCGCCACCGCCTCGGGCGGCGTGCGTCGCAACAAGCTGTCGGACTTCGTGCAGGTCAACCGCGCCGGCAAGATCGCCATGAAGCTCGACGAAGGCGATTCCATAGTCGACGTCGGCATCTGCACCGAGTCGGACGACGTGCTGCTGACTACGGCCAGAGGCCAGTGCATCCGTTTCGAGACAACGGACGTGCGCGTCTTCAAGGGGCGTGACTCGACTGGTGTGCGCGGCATATCGCTGGCGGCCGGCGACAAGGTCATCTCCATGGCGATCCTGCGTCATGTGGAAGCTTCCGCCGACGAGCGCGCGGCCTATCTCAAGCTGGCGGGAGCCGCGCGTCGCGCGGCCAATGGCGAGTCCGCCAACGGCGATGCGGTCGAGGCCCAGACCGATGCCGACGCGGAGGAGGCAAGCGACACGCTCGAGCTAGGGCAGGAGCGCTACGCGGCCATGGGCGCGGCGGAGCAGTTCGTGCTCACCTTGTCTGAAAACGGCTACGGCAAGCGCTCCTCGGCCTATGAGTATCGCGTCACCGGCCGTGGCGGCAAAGGCATCGTCGCGATGGCTGTCAACAGTCGCAACGGTGCTTTGGTGGAATCCTTCCCCGTGGAGGACAACGACCAGATCATGCTCGTCACCAATGGCGGCCAGTTGATCCGCGTGCCCGTCGATGGCATCCGCATCGTCGGCCGTTCGAGCCAGGGCGTGATCGTCTTCAACACCGCCGACGACGAGAAGGTGGTCTCCGTCGAACACATCAGCGACGACGGCAGCGAGGATGGCGGTGGAATCGACGACGTCGATGAAGCCGGCGCCGACATATAG
- a CDS encoding threo-3-hydroxy-L-aspartate ammonia-lyase translates to MSISAPTYDDVVRASERIAGLAHRTPVMTSHTADERTGASLFFKAENFQRVGAFKFRGAYNALAALDDDQKARGAVAFSSGNHAQAVALAGQLLGVPTVIIMPKDAPAIKVAATRGYGGEVVFYDRYAEDRAAIGRRIAGERGLALIPPFDHPEIIAGQGTATKELIDDVGELDLLLVPLGGGGLLSGSVLAAKALSPRCRVIGVEPAAGDDGARSFREGRIVTIDVPTTLADGAQTTALGAITFSIIRELVDDVVTVPDAALVEAMRFFAERMKMVVEPTGCLAAAAAFSGVVPVKGQRVGVILSGGNVDLATFARLLMPA, encoded by the coding sequence ATGTCGATCTCCGCTCCGACCTATGATGATGTCGTCCGCGCGTCTGAACGCATTGCCGGCCTGGCGCATCGCACACCTGTCATGACGTCGCATACGGCTGACGAGAGGACAGGCGCATCGCTGTTCTTCAAGGCCGAGAATTTCCAGCGCGTCGGCGCCTTCAAATTCCGGGGCGCTTACAACGCGCTCGCGGCGCTTGATGATGACCAGAAGGCGCGCGGCGCGGTGGCTTTCTCCTCGGGCAATCACGCCCAGGCGGTGGCGCTGGCCGGGCAGCTTCTCGGCGTGCCCACGGTGATCATCATGCCGAAGGACGCGCCGGCGATCAAAGTCGCGGCCACGCGCGGCTATGGTGGCGAGGTTGTGTTTTATGACCGCTACGCCGAGGACCGCGCGGCCATCGGCCGGCGGATCGCCGGTGAGCGAGGGCTCGCTCTTATCCCGCCCTTCGATCATCCCGAGATCATCGCCGGGCAGGGCACGGCGACCAAGGAACTTATCGACGACGTGGGGGAACTCGACCTCCTGCTCGTGCCTCTCGGCGGCGGCGGCCTGCTGTCCGGCTCGGTGCTCGCCGCGAAGGCCCTGTCGCCGCGGTGCCGGGTCATTGGCGTCGAACCGGCGGCCGGCGATGACGGCGCGCGCTCCTTCCGCGAGGGGCGGATCGTCACCATCGATGTCCCCACGACGTTGGCCGACGGCGCGCAGACCACAGCGCTCGGGGCGATCACCTTCTCGATCATCCGGGAGCTTGTGGACGACGTGGTCACCGTGCCGGACGCGGCGCTCGTCGAGGCCATGCGCTTCTTCGCCGAGCGGATGAAGATGGTCGTGGAACCCACAGGCTGTCTCGCCGCCGCGGCTGCCTTCAGCGGCGTGGTCCCGGTCAAGGGCCAGCGGGTCGGCGTCATTCTCAGCGGCGGTAATGTCGATCTTGCCACTTTCGCGCGTTTGCTGATGCCGGCCTGA
- a CDS encoding EVE domain-containing protein, with the protein MPHWLFKSEPSTWSWQQQCDAGEKGTHWNGVRNHGAKLNLMAMKIGDQGFFYHSNEGKEIVGIVEVIKEYYPDHTDASGRFGMVDVKAVEALPQAVTLEVIKTDPALKDMVLVNNSRLSVQPVTDAEWTHILRMAGRKE; encoded by the coding sequence ATGCCCCATTGGCTCTTCAAGTCTGAACCGTCCACTTGGTCGTGGCAGCAGCAATGCGATGCCGGCGAGAAGGGCACGCATTGGAATGGCGTCCGCAATCATGGCGCCAAGCTGAACCTGATGGCTATGAAGATCGGCGACCAAGGCTTCTTCTACCACTCGAATGAAGGCAAGGAGATCGTCGGCATCGTCGAGGTGATCAAGGAGTATTATCCCGATCATACAGACGCTTCCGGCCGGTTTGGAATGGTTGACGTGAAGGCGGTGGAGGCGCTCCCGCAGGCCGTGACGCTGGAGGTGATCAAGACCGATCCGGCTCTCAAGGACATGGTCCTGGTCAACAACTCGCGCCTGTCCGTCCAGCCGGTGACGGATGCGGAATGGACGCATATTCTGCGCATGGCGGGCCGCAAGGAGTAG
- a CDS encoding MmcQ/YjbR family DNA-binding protein, with product MAVEAGRVRELALGFPHAREAPHMDRVAFRTPRKTFATLGAGANDLNLMFNADLRDFHCEQEPQVFTPLPGGWGRMGITRCDLETVDEATLISALQAAYRLALPKPRRR from the coding sequence ATGGCCGTTGAGGCCGGACGTGTGCGCGAACTCGCGCTCGGTTTCCCGCATGCCCGGGAGGCGCCGCATATGGACCGGGTGGCGTTTCGCACGCCCCGCAAGACCTTCGCGACATTGGGCGCGGGCGCGAACGACCTCAACCTGATGTTTAATGCGGATCTTCGTGACTTCCATTGCGAACAGGAGCCTCAGGTGTTCACGCCTTTGCCGGGAGGCTGGGGGCGCATGGGAATCACCCGTTGCGACCTCGAAACCGTTGATGAGGCCACCTTGATATCGGCGCTTCAAGCCGCCTATCGGCTTGCCTTGCCTAAACCGCGGCGGCGATAA
- a CDS encoding polyphosphate kinase 2 family protein: MTRSSKKNGKAASPSSSAPPAEVATDALADAAVKESARIAEDKTGKKKKLPVQIELSALDKLIAPYRITDGKNFRIKDHDPDDTAGLDLKDHARDLLDRGVAALSAIQEKLFADNTWSVLLVFQAMDAAGKDGTIKHVMSGINPQGCQVHAFKAPSSEELDHDFLWRTHQRLPERGRIGIFNRSYYEEVLVVRVHQEILDNEGLPPKLVTESIWDDRLKDIRHHERYLARNGMLILKFFLNVSKDEQKKRLLQRIDDPAKNWKFESKDVDERTYWKAYMHAYEEAIRATASDTAPWYVIPANNKWFTRLAVMTALITEMSKLGLDYPKLGEVEQHKLLGFRERLEAD, from the coding sequence ATGACCCGATCGTCCAAGAAGAACGGCAAGGCGGCCTCCCCATCCTCCAGTGCTCCGCCAGCCGAGGTTGCAACCGACGCGCTGGCCGACGCGGCGGTCAAGGAGAGCGCGCGGATCGCTGAGGACAAGACCGGCAAGAAGAAGAAACTTCCGGTACAAATCGAGCTGTCCGCGCTCGACAAGCTGATCGCACCCTATCGGATCACCGACGGCAAGAACTTCCGGATTAAGGATCACGATCCTGATGATACCGCTGGCCTTGACCTCAAGGACCACGCGCGGGATCTGCTCGACCGCGGCGTGGCCGCGCTCAGCGCCATCCAGGAAAAGCTTTTTGCCGACAATACTTGGTCTGTTCTCCTCGTGTTTCAGGCGATGGATGCCGCCGGCAAGGACGGCACCATCAAGCACGTCATGTCGGGCATCAATCCGCAGGGCTGCCAGGTCCATGCCTTCAAGGCGCCATCGTCGGAAGAGCTCGACCACGATTTTCTCTGGCGAACCCACCAGCGCCTGCCGGAGAGAGGCCGTATCGGCATCTTCAATCGTTCCTACTACGAGGAAGTGCTGGTGGTGCGCGTCCACCAGGAGATTCTCGATAACGAGGGCTTGCCGCCCAAACTCGTGACCGAGTCGATCTGGGATGACCGGCTGAAGGATATCCGCCACCACGAGCGCTATCTCGCCCGCAATGGCATGCTGATCCTCAAATTTTTCCTGAACGTATCGAAGGACGAACAGAAGAAGCGCCTGCTCCAGCGTATCGACGACCCCGCCAAGAACTGGAAGTTCGAAAGCAAGGATGTCGACGAACGCACCTACTGGAAGGCCTATATGCACGCCTATGAGGAGGCGATCCGGGCCACGGCGAGCGACACCGCACCTTGGTATGTCATTCCCGCCAACAACAAGTGGTTCACGCGGCTCGCGGTCATGACCGCCCTGATCACCGAGATGTCCAAGCTCGGCCTGGACTATCCGAAGCTTGGCGAAGTCGAGCAGCACAAATTGCTCGGCTTCCGCGAGCGGCTTGAAGCGGATTGA
- the coaD gene encoding pantetheine-phosphate adenylyltransferase, protein MPLATGFYPGSFDPVTNGHLDVVRQACRFVDRLVIAIGVHPGKAPLFPAGERAEMLREVCDPVGTAAGCAIEIVTFDDLAVTAARRAGASIMVRGLRDGTDLNYEMQMAGMNDAMAPDIGTIFLPSSPDVRPITATLVRQIAAMKGDISSFVPAPVAERLKAKFAGG, encoded by the coding sequence ATGCCGCTCGCCACAGGCTTCTATCCCGGCTCGTTCGATCCGGTGACCAACGGTCATCTCGATGTGGTGCGGCAGGCCTGCCGTTTCGTGGACCGGCTGGTGATCGCCATCGGCGTCCACCCCGGCAAGGCGCCGCTGTTCCCGGCTGGGGAGCGAGCGGAGATGCTGCGGGAGGTCTGCGACCCGGTGGGGACGGCGGCGGGTTGCGCGATCGAGATCGTCACCTTCGATGATCTCGCGGTGACCGCCGCGCGCCGTGCGGGCGCCTCGATCATGGTGCGCGGTCTCCGTGACGGCACGGACCTGAACTATGAAATGCAGATGGCGGGCATGAACGATGCCATGGCACCCGACATCGGCACGATTTTCCTGCCGTCGTCCCCGGATGTCCGCCCCATCACCGCCACCTTGGTGCGCCAGATCGCTGCCATGAAGGGTGACATCTCGTCCTTCGTGCCGGCTCCCGTCGCGGAGCGGCTCAAGGCCAAATTCGCCGGCGGTTAA
- a CDS encoding peptidylprolyl isomerase produces the protein MKRSTNAVASFSYRARLCAIAGAAACALALSVLPASAQTAKPHQVVLDTKDGRVVIQLRPDLAPKHVAQIEALTKRGFYDGIVFHRVIDGFMAQTGDPTGTGMGGSDLPNIPAEFTKTPFKRGTVGMARSQNPNSANSQFFITFADADFLNGQYTVVGEVVSGMDVVDKIKKGSKADNGTVTSPDKIVKMQMATGAK, from the coding sequence ATGAAGCGTTCGACGAATGCGGTTGCTTCCTTCTCGTACCGCGCCCGCCTGTGCGCCATCGCCGGCGCCGCGGCCTGCGCGCTGGCTCTCTCGGTGCTGCCGGCCTCGGCCCAGACGGCCAAGCCGCATCAGGTTGTCCTCGACACCAAGGATGGGCGCGTCGTCATCCAGCTCCGTCCGGACCTTGCGCCCAAGCACGTCGCGCAGATCGAGGCGCTGACGAAGCGCGGCTTCTATGACGGCATCGTCTTCCACCGCGTGATCGACGGCTTCATGGCCCAGACGGGTGATCCGACAGGCACGGGCATGGGCGGTTCCGACCTGCCGAACATTCCCGCCGAGTTCACGAAGACGCCGTTCAAGCGCGGCACGGTCGGCATGGCGCGTTCGCAGAACCCGAATTCCGCCAATTCCCAGTTCTTCATCACCTTTGCCGACGCGGACTTCCTCAATGGCCAGTACACGGTCGTGGGCGAGGTGGTGTCCGGCATGGATGTCGTCGACAAGATCAAGAAGGGGTCGAAGGCCGACAACGGCACGGTCACCAGTCCCGACAAGATCGTCAAGATGCAGATGGCGACCGGCGCCAAGTAG
- a CDS encoding peptidylprolyl isomerase: MAPSPENTLILDTTKGKVVIELLPDLAPNHVARIKELASSGFYDGIVFHRVIDGFMAQVGCPHGTGTGGSDLPDLKQEFNAEPHVRGICSMARTQNPNSANSQFFICFSDARFLDKQYTVWGRVIEGMDNVDKLKRGEPVRDPDSIVTARVGA, encoded by the coding sequence ATGGCACCGTCTCCTGAGAACACGCTTATCCTCGACACGACCAAAGGCAAGGTTGTCATCGAGCTCCTGCCGGACCTCGCGCCCAACCATGTGGCGCGCATCAAGGAACTGGCCTCGTCCGGCTTCTATGACGGCATCGTCTTCCACCGTGTCATCGACGGCTTCATGGCCCAGGTCGGCTGCCCGCACGGCACCGGCACCGGTGGCTCGGACCTGCCCGACCTGAAGCAGGAGTTCAACGCCGAGCCGCATGTGCGTGGCATCTGCTCGATGGCCCGCACGCAGAACCCGAACTCGGCTAATTCCCAGTTCTTCATCTGCTTCTCCGACGCCCGTTTCCTCGACAAGCAGTATACGGTGTGGGGCCGCGTCATCGAGGGCATGGATAACGTGGACAAGCTGAAGCGTGGCGAGCCCGTCCGCGATCCCGACAGCATCGTGACAGCCCGCGTCGGCGCCTGA
- the queA gene encoding tRNA preQ1(34) S-adenosylmethionine ribosyltransferase-isomerase QueA: MRVDLFDFELPEDRIATRPVKPRDAARLLVVGGPEGALADRVVHDLPDLLSPADTLVLNDTRVIPARLVGTRRRADSSARIEAMLHKREASDRWRAFVRPAKRLAIGDVIRFGEDTEGACLLSGLDATVTEKGDGGEIVLKFALSGPILDESIASLGHIPLPPYIASKRPDDAEDRVDYQTVYAAEEGAVAAPTAGLHFTDELFARLAARGIDRQFVTLHVGAGTFLPVKADDTAEHRMHAEWGSVSAETAAALNATRARGGRIVAVGTTSLRLLESATTAEGHVQPWAGDTDIFITPGYRFRAVDVLMTNFHLPRSTLFMLVSALAGLERMREAYAHAIADGYRFYSYGDASLLFRQDMPDPETSR, from the coding sequence ATGCGCGTCGATCTGTTCGATTTTGAATTGCCGGAGGACCGCATTGCCACCCGGCCGGTGAAGCCGCGCGACGCCGCGCGGCTTCTTGTCGTCGGGGGCCCGGAAGGCGCCCTGGCGGATCGCGTTGTCCACGACCTGCCGGATCTGCTCTCGCCCGCCGATACGCTCGTTCTCAATGATACGCGCGTCATTCCCGCCCGGCTCGTCGGCACGAGGCGCAGGGCGGATTCATCCGCCCGTATCGAGGCGATGTTGCACAAGCGCGAGGCGAGTGACCGCTGGCGCGCCTTCGTGCGTCCGGCCAAGCGCCTCGCCATCGGGGATGTCATCCGCTTCGGCGAGGACACGGAAGGCGCCTGCCTCCTGTCCGGTCTCGATGCCACCGTGACTGAGAAGGGTGATGGCGGCGAGATCGTGCTGAAATTCGCCCTGAGCGGCCCGATCCTCGATGAAAGCATCGCCAGCCTCGGCCATATTCCGCTGCCGCCCTATATCGCCTCGAAGCGCCCCGACGATGCCGAGGATCGCGTCGATTACCAGACGGTCTATGCGGCCGAGGAGGGCGCGGTCGCCGCGCCGACGGCTGGATTGCATTTCACCGATGAGCTCTTTGCGCGGCTCGCGGCACGGGGCATCGACAGGCAATTCGTGACGCTCCATGTGGGCGCGGGGACGTTCCTGCCGGTAAAGGCCGACGACACGGCGGAGCATCGCATGCACGCCGAATGGGGCTCGGTGAGCGCCGAGACGGCGGCGGCCCTGAATGCGACCCGCGCGCGGGGCGGCCGGATCGTCGCCGTTGGCACGACCTCCCTGCGCCTCCTCGAAAGCGCGACCACGGCGGAGGGGCATGTACAGCCCTGGGCCGGCGATACCGACATTTTCATCACGCCAGGCTACCGCTTCCGCGCGGTGGATGTGCTGATGACCAATTTCCACCTGCCGCGATCCACCCTGTTCATGCTCGTCTCCGCACTCGCGGGGCTTGAGCGGATGCGCGAAGCCTATGCCCATGCGATCGCCGACGGCTATCGCTTCTATTCCTATGGCGACGCGAGCCTCTTGTTTCGTCAGGACATGCCTGATCCGGAGACTTCCCGATGA
- the tgt gene encoding tRNA guanosine(34) transglycosylase Tgt — translation MSDSFTFSVTGTDGTARTGEIRMPRGVIRTPAFMPVGTAATVKAMYPEQVKALGADVVLGNTYHLMLRPGAERVAELGGLHKFMNWPYPILTDSGGFQVMSLAKLRKIDENGVTFQSHVDGATHLLTPERSIEIQGLLGSDIQMQLDECVKLPASPQDTERAMRLSLRWAERCQRAFGDQPGKALFGIVQGGEDKALRIESARALVDMDFKGYAIGGLAVGEPQATMLAMIETVIPYLPTTKPRYLMGVGTPDDLVAAVTRGIDMFDCVMPTRAGRHGLAYTRFGKINLKNARHADDPAPLDPTSNCPAANSYSRAYLHHLVKSGEILGMMLLTWANLAYYQDLMANLRRAIVDNTLEDVSAAIRAGWATAGTGADDGADQAS, via the coding sequence ATGAGCGACAGCTTCACCTTCTCCGTGACGGGGACTGATGGAACCGCCCGCACGGGTGAGATCCGCATGCCGCGTGGCGTCATCCGTACGCCCGCCTTCATGCCCGTGGGCACGGCTGCGACCGTCAAGGCGATGTATCCCGAGCAGGTCAAGGCGCTGGGTGCCGACGTGGTGCTCGGCAACACCTACCATCTGATGCTCCGGCCCGGCGCGGAGCGCGTCGCAGAGCTCGGCGGCCTCCACAAGTTCATGAACTGGCCCTATCCAATCCTCACGGATTCGGGCGGGTTCCAGGTGATGTCGCTCGCCAAGCTGCGCAAGATCGACGAGAACGGCGTGACCTTTCAGTCGCATGTGGATGGTGCCACCCACCTCCTGACGCCTGAGCGGTCGATCGAGATCCAGGGGCTTCTCGGCTCGGACATCCAGATGCAGCTCGACGAGTGCGTGAAGCTGCCGGCCTCCCCTCAGGACACCGAACGCGCCATGCGTCTCAGCCTGCGCTGGGCGGAACGATGCCAGCGCGCCTTCGGCGATCAACCCGGCAAGGCGCTGTTCGGTATCGTGCAGGGCGGCGAGGACAAAGCGCTCCGCATAGAGAGCGCGCGCGCTCTGGTCGACATGGATTTCAAGGGTTATGCCATCGGCGGGCTGGCGGTAGGCGAGCCGCAGGCCACCATGCTCGCCATGATCGAGACGGTCATTCCCTATCTGCCCACCACGAAACCGCGCTATCTCATGGGCGTCGGCACGCCGGATGACCTCGTGGCGGCCGTGACCCGAGGCATCGACATGTTCGATTGCGTGATGCCGACCCGCGCGGGGCGCCATGGCCTCGCCTATACGCGTTTCGGCAAGATCAACCTGAAGAATGCGCGACATGCGGATGATCCCGCGCCGCTCGATCCCACATCGAACTGCCCGGCTGCCAACAGCTACAGCCGCGCCTATCTCCATCATCTCGTCAAATCGGGAGAGATCCTCGGGATGATGCTCCTGACCTGGGCCAATCTCGCCTATTATCAGGACCTGATGGCGAACCTGCGCAGGGCGATTGTCGACAACACCCTGGAGGACGTCTCCGCAGCCATCCGCGCCGGTTGGGCCACGGCCGGGACCGGTGCGGATGACGGGGCCGATCAGGCCTCGTAG